A single region of the Anaerococcus urinomassiliensis genome encodes:
- a CDS encoding biotin/lipoyl-containing protein, whose product MKKLNVTVNGKTYEVEVMEEDFLEPQKNPNVVYAPASSQAGPQVNEVAASPAPAAPAAPATSASSVTSPLPGTINKVNVSEGASVSKGDVLLVLEAMKMENDIKAPNDGVVNKIHVASGDSVNTGDPLVDLA is encoded by the coding sequence ATGAAAAAATTAAATGTAACAGTAAATGGGAAAACTTATGAGGTAGAAGTAATGGAAGAAGACTTCCTAGAACCTCAAAAAAACCCTAATGTAGTATATGCACCAGCAAGTAGTCAAGCTGGGCCACAAGTTAATGAAGTAGCTGCAAGTCCAGCACCAGCAGCACCAGCAGCTCCAGCAACATCAGCTTCATCAGTAACATCACCCCTACCTGGAACAATCAATAAGGTAAATGTAAGCGAAGGTGCATCAGTATCTAAGGGAGATGTACTATTAGTCCTTGAAGCTATGAAAATGGAAAATGATATCAAAGCTCCAAATGATGGAGTAGTTAACAAAATACATGTAGCTAGTGGGGATAGTGTAAATACAGGAGATCCACTTGTAGATCTTGCATAG
- a CDS encoding OadG family protein, whose amino-acid sequence MNTNQLLEALSHNIGSLTTGEKMQGAGYTTLLAMGTVFVVLILLILVIKLMGKASGSKKEDKIKESSKKVPEVAPAKKAQVEDEDEIVAVITAAVCQALGSDSVKIHIKK is encoded by the coding sequence GTGAATACAAATCAATTATTAGAAGCGTTATCACATAATATAGGCTCACTAACTACAGGAGAGAAGATGCAGGGAGCAGGCTATACTACCCTACTTGCCATGGGTACTGTTTTTGTAGTATTAATATTACTAATCCTAGTAATTAAGCTTATGGGTAAGGCATCTGGTAGCAAAAAGGAAGATAAAATAAAAGAATCTAGCAAAAAAGTACCAGAAGTAGCACCAGCTAAAAAAGCCCAAGTAGAAGATGAGGATGAAATTGTAGCAGTAATAACTGCAGCAGTTTGCCAAGCCCTAGGAAGTGATTCGGTAAAGATACATATCAAAAAATAA
- a CDS encoding group II intron maturase-specific domain-containing protein, giving the protein MRKLSQTKYLGYGFYHNNGTQLKVHKESLKKLKTKLKEVTNRSNALGYKQRRIKINQIIRGWIQYFKLANMRNHLQNLDEWLRRRIRMCAWKSWKKIKTKFTNLVKLGTAKFQAWQWANTRKSYWRIAKSPVLNRALNNKRIAERGYISLVSYYNKVHIKL; this is encoded by the coding sequence ATAAGAAAATTAAGCCAAACAAAATATCTAGGGTATGGATTTTACCATAACAACGGAACCCAACTAAAAGTACACAAAGAAAGCCTAAAGAAACTGAAGACAAAACTAAAAGAAGTAACAAACAGAAGTAATGCACTAGGCTATAAGCAAAGAAGAATAAAAATCAACCAAATCATAAGAGGATGGATACAATATTTCAAATTGGCAAATATGAGAAACCATCTTCAAAACCTAGACGAGTGGTTAAGAAGAAGAATAAGAATGTGTGCATGGAAAAGCTGGAAAAAAATCAAAACCAAATTTACAAACTTAGTAAAATTAGGAACAGCAAAATTTCAAGCCTGGCAATGGGCAAATACACGTAAATCCTATTGGAGAATAGCCAAAAGTCCAGTACTAAACAGAGCTCTTAACAACAAAAGAATAGCTGAAAGGGGCTATATATCCCTAGTCAGCTATTACAATAAAGTTCATATTAAACTGTAG